From the bacterium genome, one window contains:
- the pstB gene encoding phosphate ABC transporter ATP-binding protein PstB, producing MDKERLEKVPDGVAHVQASDFSVYYRTNQAVKNVHLSFGSGIVTAIIGPSGCGKSTLLRAVNRMNDLVPGCRTDGELLFDGQNIYSPSIDVVTLRRRIGMVFQKPNPFPKSIFDNVAYGPRLHRQVNQNELAEIVERSLTGAALWDEVKDRLQQNALGLSGGQQQRLCIARALAVDPEVLLMDEPTSALDPRATLKIEDLIDDLRGKYTIIIVTHNMQQAARVSDLTAFMYEGSLIEYGQTTAMFTKPREKQTEDYITGRFG from the coding sequence ATGGATAAGGAACGGCTGGAAAAAGTACCAGATGGAGTCGCCCATGTTCAGGCCTCTGACTTTTCTGTTTATTACCGGACCAATCAGGCAGTCAAAAATGTCCACTTGTCTTTCGGTAGCGGGATTGTTACCGCCATCATCGGCCCCAGCGGCTGCGGCAAAAGCACCTTGCTGCGGGCAGTGAACCGGATGAATGACCTCGTCCCGGGTTGCCGGACGGACGGTGAATTACTTTTTGACGGCCAAAACATTTATTCACCAAGTATTGACGTGGTCACCCTGCGTCGGCGGATCGGCATGGTCTTCCAGAAGCCGAATCCCTTTCCGAAATCGATTTTTGACAACGTGGCCTATGGCCCGCGTCTCCACCGGCAGGTTAACCAGAATGAATTGGCCGAGATTGTCGAACGCAGTTTGACCGGGGCGGCGTTATGGGATGAGGTCAAGGATCGCCTGCAACAGAATGCGCTGGGGTTATCCGGGGGCCAACAGCAGCGCCTCTGTATCGCACGGGCTCTGGCCGTGGATCCTGAAGTCCTGTTGATGGATGAACCCACCTCGGCACTGGATCCACGGGCCACTTTGAAAATCGAGGACTTGATAGATGATCTGCGCGGGAAATATACCATTATCATTGTGACCCACAACATGCAGCAGGCGGCGCGGGTATCAGACTTGACCGCCTTTATGTATGAAGGATCATTGATTGAGTATGGGCAAACGACGGCCATGTTTACCAAGCCCAGAGAAAAACAGACGGAAGATTATATTACAGGCCGATTCGGGTGA
- a CDS encoding ATP-dependent 6-phosphofructokinase, with product MAKKTRARCIGILTSGGDCPGLNAAIRGVAKAALHHDMKVIGILDGFRGLVENRTIPIEDLQVSGILTLGGTFLGSSRDKPHKMKMGNKIMDMTDVAIANARRLQLDCLVCLGGGGTQKNALHLHKSGGINVLTLPKTIDNDVALTDISFGYDTALGIATEAIDRLHTTATSHHRVIVCEIMGHAAGWLALGAGIAGGADVIMIPEIPYDLNVIAEHLRNRRHQGKRFSIVAIAEGAISKDEAKALAKGLKSGKKKPDPFAPSIDTNGIHLVQEPMSSRVARHIQQLTGLEARVTSLGHVQRGGTPSAADRLLCTRLGTKAGELLLAGTYNVMVAVRGEECIPVPLEKVAGIVKYVPTNHPWVKTARLVGTCMGDVPGV from the coding sequence ATGGCCAAAAAAACACGTGCTCGTTGCATTGGAATCCTGACCTCTGGCGGGGACTGCCCGGGATTAAACGCAGCCATTCGCGGCGTCGCCAAGGCCGCACTCCACCATGACATGAAGGTCATCGGGATTCTTGATGGATTCCGGGGCCTGGTTGAAAACCGTACCATTCCGATTGAGGATCTCCAAGTAAGTGGAATCCTGACGCTTGGCGGAACCTTTCTGGGCTCCAGCCGCGACAAGCCCCATAAGATGAAGATGGGCAACAAGATTATGGACATGACCGATGTCGCCATCGCCAATGCCCGCCGGTTGCAATTAGACTGTCTCGTTTGCCTTGGCGGCGGTGGAACCCAGAAGAATGCCCTGCATCTCCACAAATCGGGCGGCATCAATGTACTGACGCTGCCCAAGACCATCGACAATGATGTCGCCCTGACCGATATTTCGTTCGGATATGATACCGCACTCGGCATCGCGACCGAAGCCATTGACCGGCTTCATACCACCGCCACCAGCCATCATCGCGTCATTGTCTGCGAAATCATGGGGCATGCGGCGGGATGGCTGGCCCTCGGGGCCGGAATTGCCGGCGGCGCGGATGTCATCATGATTCCGGAGATTCCGTATGACCTCAATGTTATCGCAGAACATCTCCGTAACCGCCGTCACCAGGGTAAACGATTCTCAATTGTTGCCATTGCGGAGGGGGCCATTTCTAAAGATGAAGCCAAGGCGTTGGCAAAAGGGCTGAAGTCGGGGAAAAAGAAACCGGACCCGTTCGCCCCGAGTATTGACACCAATGGCATCCACCTGGTTCAAGAGCCGATGTCGAGTCGGGTGGCGCGGCATATCCAGCAGTTAACCGGCCTCGAGGCGCGGGTAACCTCACTGGGACATGTCCAGCGCGGAGGAACGCCTTCTGCAGCTGACCGACTCCTCTGCACACGATTGGGCACCAAGGCGGGAGAGTTGCTGTTGGCAGGGACTTATAACGTGATGGTGGCCGTACGAGGCGAAGAGTGTATTCCGGTCCCGTTGGAAAAAGTCGCCGGCATCGTCAAATATGTACCGACCAACCACCCATGGGTGAAGACGGCCCGACTGGTGGGAACCTGCATGGGGGATGTGCCGGGGGTATGA
- a CDS encoding glutathione peroxidase yields the protein MKSFTRHNLLKALRLVIPGLFLANVVQGQQKETNTMSSIYEFNMKQIDGTVTSLSEYKGKVLLIVNVASRCGFTPQYSGLQKLYETYKDRGLVVLGFPSNDFLFQEPGSNQEIAQFCSSKFHVTFPMFEKIVVTGGDIHPLYKYLTDKSTNPEFSGKIAWNFNKFLIGRDGHILNRFGSRTTPEDKNIIAAIEKALLLPVTPGTK from the coding sequence ATGAAATCATTTACACGACACAATCTGCTTAAAGCCCTCCGGCTCGTTATTCCGGGATTATTCCTGGCGAACGTCGTGCAGGGACAACAAAAGGAGACCAACACCATGAGTAGCATCTATGAATTCAATATGAAGCAGATCGACGGAACCGTAACTTCCCTTTCGGAATATAAAGGTAAGGTTTTGCTGATCGTCAATGTTGCCAGTCGGTGTGGGTTCACCCCTCAGTATTCCGGCTTACAAAAACTTTACGAAACCTATAAGGATCGCGGATTGGTCGTTTTAGGTTTCCCCTCCAATGATTTTCTCTTCCAGGAGCCCGGCAGTAATCAGGAGATTGCCCAGTTTTGCTCTTCGAAATTTCACGTGACGTTTCCCATGTTTGAAAAAATTGTGGTCACAGGCGGGGATATCCACCCTCTCTATAAATACTTGACCGACAAATCGACAAACCCGGAATTTAGCGGCAAGATCGCCTGGAACTTCAACAAGTTCCTGATCGGACGCGACGGCCATATCCTCAACCGCTTTGGCAGCCGGACGACTCCCGAAGACAAGAACATCATTGCGGCCATCGAGAAGGCACTGTTGCTTCCGGTTACGCCGGGAACGAAATAA
- a CDS encoding DUF523 and DUF1722 domain-containing protein: MAELEKIRIGVSACLLGQPVRYDGQHKHDHFITDTLGQYFEFVGVCPEVECGLTVPRESMRLVGNPANPRLMTTRTEIDHTERMLKWAARRVTELEQEGLYGYIFKSRSPSSGMENVKVYTDKGMVGGKSAGLFAKAFMDHFPTLPCEDEGRLNDPDLRENFIERVFTLWRFRKAVSTAPTLAALMTFHARNKLLIQAHHESLMREMGRELATLKPAQARAHSPIYEAKLMRALKILATVPKHTNILQHMAGYLRGKADDADRKELADIITQYHKGLLPLIVPVTMLRHYVFKHGIEYLKEQYYLDPHPLELKLRNHA; the protein is encoded by the coding sequence ATGGCAGAACTTGAAAAAATCCGGATCGGTGTCAGTGCCTGCCTGCTTGGTCAACCGGTCAGGTATGACGGCCAGCATAAGCATGACCATTTCATCACGGATACGCTGGGTCAGTATTTTGAGTTCGTCGGAGTTTGCCCTGAAGTCGAATGCGGGCTGACCGTTCCACGTGAGTCGATGCGGCTGGTCGGCAATCCTGCCAATCCACGACTCATGACAACCCGTACCGAAATCGACCACACCGAACGCATGTTGAAATGGGCCGCGCGCCGGGTCACCGAACTGGAGCAGGAGGGTCTCTACGGCTACATTTTCAAATCCCGTTCACCCAGTAGCGGCATGGAGAACGTCAAGGTCTATACTGACAAAGGGATGGTGGGCGGCAAGTCAGCTGGCCTGTTTGCCAAGGCTTTCATGGACCATTTTCCCACATTACCTTGCGAGGATGAGGGCCGGCTGAATGACCCGGATCTGCGCGAGAACTTCATTGAACGTGTTTTTACACTCTGGCGTTTCAGAAAGGCCGTCAGTACCGCCCCTACCCTGGCGGCACTCATGACGTTCCACGCCCGGAACAAGCTGCTCATTCAAGCTCATCACGAATCCCTCATGCGGGAAATGGGGCGCGAGCTAGCGACGCTCAAACCTGCGCAAGCGCGTGCTCACAGCCCCATCTATGAAGCCAAATTAATGCGCGCTCTGAAAATTCTGGCCACTGTCCCGAAGCATACCAACATCCTCCAACACATGGCCGGATACTTAAGAGGGAAGGCTGACGACGCAGACCGGAAGGAATTGGCCGACATTATCACCCAATACCACAAAGGCCTGCTCCCGTTGATTGTTCCTGTTACCATGCTGC
- the phoU gene encoding phosphate signaling complex protein PhoU — protein MRIHFQREIDKLKLQILEMCANVEDSVSDAVRAVETRNAALARSVIDHETQTNTREVNVEEECLKILALHQPVAADLRYLIAVLKINHDLERIGDLAAHIAQGALLLCDMPPIVIPLQLGEMAAKSQQMLKKVLDAFVNVDVAAARGIRLADAELDALNRAMAARLKAEITRRPDHLEPLLKLMHIARHLERIGDHATNIAEDLIYLIEGKIVRHTVEPQS, from the coding sequence ATGAGAATTCATTTTCAACGTGAGATTGACAAACTGAAGCTGCAGATTCTTGAGATGTGCGCCAATGTTGAGGACTCGGTCTCGGATGCTGTTCGCGCGGTAGAGACCCGCAATGCCGCCCTGGCGAGGTCCGTTATAGATCACGAAACCCAGACCAACACCCGGGAAGTCAACGTTGAGGAAGAGTGCCTTAAAATTCTGGCCTTACATCAACCCGTGGCCGCTGATCTCCGGTATCTGATTGCCGTCTTGAAAATTAATCATGACCTTGAGCGAATTGGTGATCTTGCGGCCCACATTGCCCAAGGCGCGCTACTCTTATGCGATATGCCGCCCATTGTCATTCCGCTGCAACTGGGCGAAATGGCCGCCAAGTCGCAGCAGATGTTAAAAAAAGTACTGGATGCCTTTGTTAACGTCGATGTCGCGGCAGCGCGTGGAATACGTTTGGCGGATGCGGAACTGGATGCCTTGAACCGGGCGATGGCCGCCCGCCTCAAGGCGGAGATTACCCGCAGGCCTGATCACCTGGAACCCTTGCTCAAACTCATGCATATCGCCCGCCATCTGGAGCGGATCGGTGATCATGCAACAAATATTGCCGAAGATTTAATCTACTTGATCGAGGGGAAAATTGTGCGTCATACCGTTGAGCCACAATCCTAA
- the ppk1 gene encoding polyphosphate kinase 1, whose amino-acid sequence MSAPKPKPRRSRNKPAPGSRFLDRDLNWLEFNRRVLSEALDERTPLLERVNFLAIFTSNLDEFVMKRVYGLREQIWTGAKNLDSTGEKTSEGLLHAIHVTIQEMLNQQAEGYHRTIKPALAAQGIHLLGWDKLTDEEKRVATVIFDKTVFSVLTPLSVDVGHPFPFISNLSLSLAITLNDPSTGASSFARVKIPDTLPQWIRIETAGFKGAYRFVSLVDLISHHLDRLFPDMKISGVMPFRVTRNAEVDADLDDVEDLLQAVEEQVRQRRMECVVRLECPQGADPINRLILMEALELGAEDVYEMPALVEYRSLRDIAALPFPDFRFKPWTPLVPRRLQGEDSRIFDVIWAGDLLVHHPYESFDDTVLRLIKDAVADPDVLAIKMTLYRTGKDSPFVPLLIRAAESGKQVACLVELKARFDEHENIVLAQKMERAGVHVVYGVEGLKTHTKTTLVVRRESGESRCYAHIGTGNYHRQTARLYVDTSLLTCRPDLTADIADLFNYLTGRNRKGDYRKLLIAPANMKRRFLSMIEREVEHHQAGRPAHILAKMNQLEDRDICIALYAAGQAGVTVDLIVRGFCTLKPGVPGLSENIRVISVIGRFLEHSRIYHFRNGAEQEVDGEYYIGSADWMHRNLESRVEAITPIEDRALKTELHWILQTHLSDQRSAWDMQPDGTYVQRKPVNADSPGSHETLMQHTFHQQV is encoded by the coding sequence ATGAGCGCTCCAAAACCTAAACCCCGAAGAAGCCGTAACAAACCCGCACCCGGATCGCGTTTTCTGGATCGCGATTTAAACTGGTTGGAGTTCAACCGGCGCGTGTTGAGCGAGGCCCTGGATGAGCGGACCCCGCTGCTGGAACGGGTCAACTTCCTCGCGATCTTTACGTCCAACCTGGATGAATTCGTGATGAAGCGGGTCTACGGGTTACGCGAGCAAATCTGGACTGGCGCTAAAAATTTAGATTCAACTGGCGAAAAGACTTCCGAAGGCCTCCTGCACGCCATCCATGTCACCATTCAGGAAATGCTGAACCAGCAAGCTGAAGGATATCACCGCACCATCAAGCCCGCTCTGGCAGCGCAGGGAATTCACCTTCTCGGGTGGGATAAACTGACGGATGAGGAAAAGCGCGTCGCCACTGTCATTTTCGATAAAACCGTGTTCTCCGTTCTGACCCCTCTCTCAGTGGATGTAGGGCACCCCTTCCCCTTCATCTCCAATCTCTCGCTCTCCCTTGCTATCACCTTGAACGACCCCTCCACCGGGGCAAGCTCTTTCGCCCGGGTGAAGATCCCTGATACCCTGCCGCAATGGATCCGGATCGAAACGGCGGGATTCAAGGGGGCGTATCGGTTTGTGTCGCTAGTGGATTTAATTTCCCATCATCTTGATCGCCTGTTCCCCGACATGAAGATAAGCGGCGTCATGCCGTTCCGGGTGACCCGGAATGCGGAGGTGGATGCCGATCTTGATGATGTCGAGGATCTGCTTCAGGCGGTCGAGGAGCAAGTCCGCCAGCGTCGCATGGAATGCGTTGTTCGGCTGGAATGTCCGCAGGGGGCCGACCCCATCAACCGACTGATCCTCATGGAAGCCCTTGAACTCGGGGCGGAGGATGTTTACGAGATGCCCGCCCTGGTGGAATACCGTAGCCTGCGGGACATTGCCGCATTGCCGTTCCCTGATTTCCGGTTCAAGCCCTGGACCCCGCTGGTTCCGCGCCGACTCCAAGGTGAGGATTCGCGGATCTTTGATGTGATCTGGGCGGGAGATCTCCTGGTGCATCATCCTTATGAATCGTTTGATGACACCGTCTTGCGCCTGATTAAGGATGCCGTCGCCGATCCCGATGTGCTGGCAATCAAAATGACTCTGTATCGAACCGGCAAGGACAGCCCGTTTGTGCCGTTACTCATCCGGGCGGCGGAGTCAGGCAAGCAAGTGGCCTGCCTGGTTGAATTGAAGGCCCGTTTTGATGAACACGAGAATATTGTCCTCGCCCAGAAAATGGAACGTGCCGGTGTGCATGTCGTATATGGGGTAGAAGGCCTGAAAACCCACACCAAAACCACTCTGGTGGTCCGTCGCGAGAGCGGCGAGTCACGTTGCTATGCCCATATCGGAACGGGTAATTATCATCGGCAAACCGCGCGACTCTATGTGGACACCAGTCTCCTAACCTGCCGGCCGGACTTGACGGCCGATATTGCTGATCTTTTCAACTACCTGACCGGCCGGAACCGTAAGGGTGACTACCGCAAGCTCCTGATCGCTCCAGCCAATATGAAGCGTCGATTCCTATCGATGATTGAGCGGGAGGTCGAGCATCACCAGGCCGGACGCCCTGCGCATATTCTTGCCAAGATGAATCAGTTGGAAGACCGGGATATTTGCATTGCCCTGTATGCGGCTGGCCAGGCGGGGGTCACGGTGGATCTTATCGTGCGGGGATTCTGCACCTTGAAACCCGGGGTGCCGGGCCTCAGCGAAAATATCCGGGTAATCTCCGTCATCGGCCGATTCCTTGAACACTCGAGAATTTACCATTTCCGGAATGGCGCAGAGCAGGAGGTTGATGGCGAGTATTATATTGGTTCCGCCGACTGGATGCACCGTAATCTGGAAAGTCGGGTGGAGGCGATTACCCCTATTGAGGATAGGGCACTAAAAACGGAACTTCATTGGATCCTGCAAACACACCTGTCCGACCAACGCAGCGCCTGGGACATGCAACCTGACGGAACTTACGTCCAGCGCAAGCCGGTGAACGCTGATAGTCCTGGATCCCATGAAACGCTCATGCAACATACTTTTCATCAGCAAGTCTGA